One Rhinoderma darwinii isolate aRhiDar2 chromosome 6, aRhiDar2.hap1, whole genome shotgun sequence DNA window includes the following coding sequences:
- the SMIM10L3 gene encoding salivary gland specific protein SAGSIN1 has translation MASLSELVVWLSQSAAVRSYGVFSKGLTRTLLIFFNLAWKLRIKFPYLYVIASMMLNIRLQVHIEIH, from the exons ATGGCGTCCCTGTCCGAGCTGGTAGTCTGGCTCTCCCAATCTGCCGCTGTACGTTCCTATGGGGTCTTCTCCAAAGGCCTGACCCGCACCCTGCTTATCTTCTTCAACCTGGCCTGGAAGCTGCGGATCAAGTTCCCATATCTGTATGTTATTGCCTCCATGATGCTCAACATCCGGCTGCAg GTCCACATAGAGATCCACTAG